A window of the Vibrio pomeroyi genome harbors these coding sequences:
- a CDS encoding efflux RND transporter permease subunit: MYSIIDAALSRARTMLSLLALILVAGVITYITIPKESSPDITIPIIYVSVGHQGISPTDAERLLVRPIEQELRSIEGVKEMTATAAEGHASVVLEFNVGVDLTKAMADVRDAVDLAKPKLPEDSDEPTVNEVTLASEQPVLSVVLFGTVPERTIVQIAREVGDKLESYRQILEVDIAGDREDIVEIIVDPLLMESYSLDQADIYNLIALNNRVVAAGFVDTGYGRFSVKVPSVFNSLKDVLELPIKVDGKQVVTFGDVATVRRAFRDPESFARLDGKSAVVLDIKKRAGENIIETVELVKAVMAGAQQQAEWPNNLLVKYTWDESKDVKIMLNDLQNNILSAIILVVIVIIAILGVRTALLVGISIPGSFLTGLLVLSVFGLTVNIVVLFSLIMAVGMLVDGAIVVTEFADRRMQEGEVRKAAYRDAAKRMAWPITASTATTLAAFAPLLFWPDVTGEFMKFLPLTLIATLTASLIMALLFVPVLGGLIGKPQYVSSQSQARMVALHNGDFSQATGLTKAYYHTLSIAIKHPFKILFSAILLAVAVGFTYSKAGLGAEFFPEVDPPFFNVKVRSHGDLSIQEKDDIMRDIEQMMLNHDEFDTVYTRTGGDDQIGLISITPVDWQYRRSVKAIIDELKVQTDQYAGVEIEYKFPDAGPPVENDLVIELSAKTPEQLNQAAKIVRNWADGNQALTNISDTASKDGIDWKVDIRRDDAARFAADATLVGNTVQFVTNGLKIGDYLPDDSSEEVDILVRYPNDKRDIGRFDQLRVKTPAGLVPITNFAQIVPDHKQDTIKRLDGKRVVNIMADMEEGYNLTLELPKIEQALSELGLPSSVEFRIRGQNEEQENSSAFLQSAFLVALAVMALILITQFNNFYQAFLILSAVLFSTVGVFVGLLIFQRPFGIVMSGIGVIALAGIVVNNNIVLIDTYNQLIKRGLDKRDAILRTGVQRLRPVMLTTVTTILGLMPMVLEMNIDLINQKIEFGAPSTQWWSQLATAIAGGLAFATVLTLVLTPCLLMLGREKKPEK, from the coding sequence ATGTATTCAATTATTGATGCAGCCTTGTCTCGTGCTCGAACAATGCTCTCTCTGTTGGCGCTTATTCTGGTTGCAGGTGTCATTACCTATATCACGATCCCCAAAGAGTCGAGCCCTGACATTACGATCCCGATTATCTACGTTTCCGTCGGGCACCAAGGGATCTCGCCAACTGATGCTGAACGTCTTTTAGTTCGACCTATAGAGCAAGAGCTGAGGTCGATTGAGGGCGTAAAAGAGATGACAGCCACTGCAGCGGAAGGTCATGCCTCTGTGGTGTTGGAGTTTAACGTTGGAGTCGATCTTACCAAAGCGATGGCGGATGTTCGTGATGCCGTAGACCTTGCCAAACCAAAGTTACCAGAAGACAGTGATGAACCAACCGTAAATGAAGTCACACTCGCTTCTGAGCAACCAGTACTTTCTGTTGTGCTATTCGGTACTGTTCCTGAACGTACTATCGTACAAATTGCCCGAGAAGTAGGAGATAAACTCGAAAGCTATCGCCAGATATTAGAGGTCGATATTGCAGGTGATAGAGAAGACATCGTTGAAATCATCGTTGATCCTCTATTGATGGAGAGCTATAGCCTAGATCAAGCGGATATCTACAACTTGATCGCTTTGAACAACCGAGTGGTTGCCGCGGGTTTTGTTGATACGGGCTATGGTCGTTTCTCGGTTAAAGTGCCCTCGGTGTTTAATTCCTTAAAGGATGTGCTTGAGTTACCTATTAAAGTGGATGGCAAACAGGTGGTCACTTTTGGTGATGTGGCTACAGTTCGTCGAGCATTTAGAGATCCAGAGAGCTTTGCGCGTTTAGATGGTAAATCTGCGGTGGTCTTGGACATCAAAAAGCGTGCAGGTGAGAACATCATCGAAACCGTTGAGCTAGTGAAAGCCGTGATGGCTGGGGCTCAGCAGCAAGCTGAATGGCCAAATAACCTGTTGGTTAAATACACTTGGGACGAATCCAAAGATGTGAAGATCATGCTGAATGATCTGCAAAACAATATCTTATCCGCCATTATTCTAGTCGTGATTGTGATTATCGCGATTCTTGGCGTGCGTACCGCGTTATTGGTGGGCATCTCAATTCCAGGATCATTCCTGACGGGGTTATTGGTTCTGTCTGTATTCGGCTTAACCGTTAACATCGTGGTGCTGTTCTCTCTGATTATGGCGGTCGGGATGTTGGTCGACGGTGCGATTGTGGTGACTGAATTTGCCGACCGGAGAATGCAAGAAGGGGAAGTGCGTAAAGCAGCCTATCGAGATGCAGCCAAACGAATGGCATGGCCAATAACGGCATCAACGGCGACAACCTTAGCGGCGTTTGCTCCACTTCTATTTTGGCCAGATGTAACAGGTGAATTCATGAAGTTCCTGCCACTCACTCTGATCGCTACCTTAACTGCTTCATTGATTATGGCGCTGTTATTTGTGCCCGTGTTAGGTGGCTTAATTGGAAAACCGCAATACGTATCGTCCCAGAGCCAAGCTCGAATGGTGGCTTTGCATAACGGTGATTTCTCACAGGCGACAGGCTTAACCAAGGCTTATTACCACACACTGTCGATTGCGATTAAACACCCATTTAAGATTCTGTTCAGTGCGATATTACTTGCGGTGGCGGTTGGTTTTACGTATTCAAAAGCAGGACTCGGTGCTGAGTTCTTCCCTGAGGTTGATCCACCATTCTTTAACGTCAAAGTTCGTTCTCATGGCGATCTTTCAATTCAAGAAAAAGATGACATCATGCGCGATATTGAACAGATGATGCTGAATCATGACGAGTTCGATACCGTTTATACGCGTACCGGCGGGGACGACCAGATTGGTTTGATATCGATTACTCCTGTTGACTGGCAATACCGCCGCAGTGTTAAAGCGATTATTGATGAGTTAAAGGTGCAAACCGATCAATACGCTGGTGTCGAGATTGAATACAAGTTTCCCGATGCTGGGCCTCCGGTTGAAAATGACTTGGTGATTGAGCTGTCGGCTAAAACACCGGAGCAACTTAATCAGGCAGCAAAAATTGTGAGAAATTGGGCGGATGGCAATCAAGCACTGACCAATATCAGCGACACTGCGAGTAAAGATGGCATCGATTGGAAGGTGGATATCCGTCGAGATGATGCTGCGCGTTTTGCAGCAGACGCAACCTTGGTTGGCAACACCGTTCAGTTTGTCACTAACGGGCTAAAGATTGGTGATTACTTACCTGATGACTCATCAGAAGAGGTCGATATTTTGGTGCGTTACCCGAATGATAAAAGGGATATCGGACGCTTTGATCAATTGAGAGTCAAAACACCTGCTGGCTTAGTGCCAATTACCAACTTTGCTCAGATTGTTCCCGACCATAAACAGGACACAATTAAGCGTCTCGATGGTAAGCGAGTCGTGAACATTATGGCGGATATGGAAGAGGGATATAATCTTACTCTTGAACTGCCAAAGATCGAGCAAGCGTTAAGTGAATTGGGACTGCCGAGTAGTGTTGAGTTTCGTATCCGCGGCCAAAACGAAGAACAAGAGAACTCGTCAGCCTTCTTACAAAGTGCTTTCTTGGTTGCACTGGCGGTAATGGCCTTGATCCTAATTACTCAGTTCAACAATTTCTATCAAGCGTTCTTGATTCTAAGTGCGGTGCTGTTCTCTACGGTTGGTGTGTTTGTTGGTCTGCTTATCTTCCAGCGCCCGTTTGGCATTGTTATGTCGGGTATCGGAGTGATCGCACTGGCAGGGATAGTGGTGAACAACAACATCGTACTGATTGACACTTATAATCAGCTGATCAAAAGAGGCTTAGATAAGCGAGATGCGATTCTGAGAACCGGTGTTCAGCGTTTAAGGCCAGTAATGCTCACGACTGTTACGACTATCTTAGGATTGATGCCAATGGTGTTAGAGATGAACATCGACTTGATTAATCAGAAGATAGAGTTTGGCGCGCCAAGTACACAATGGTGGTCACAGCTCGCGACTGCTATTGCTGGTGGGCTAGCATTTGCCACGGTACTGACCTTGGTACTGACACCATGTCTATTGATGTTAGGTCGAGAAAAGAAGCCTGAAAAATAA
- the tyrS gene encoding tyrosine--tRNA ligase, with amino-acid sequence MASIEAALAEIKRGVEELIPEDELIDKLKEGRPLRIKLGADPTAPDIHLGHTVIFNKLRAFQELGHEVTFLIGDFTAMVGDPSGKNSTRPPLSREDVLKNAETYKEQVFKILDPAKTQIRFNSEWLSELGAEGMIRLASNQTVARMLERDDFKKRYAGGQPIAIHEFMYPLLQGHDSVALESDVELGGTDQKFNLLMGRELQKAAGQKPQAVLMMPLLVGLDGVKKMSKSAHNYIGISEAPSEMFGKIMSISDDLMWSYYELLSFRPLEEVAELKAGVDAGKNPRDVKVLLAKEIIARFHSEADADAAEQEFVNRFAKNQVPEDMPEFEFEAGLPIANVLKEAGLVNSTSDAMRMIKQGAAKLEGEKIEDSKFVPEAGTAVYQVGKRKFARITIK; translated from the coding sequence ATGGCGAGTATTGAAGCTGCACTAGCCGAGATCAAACGTGGCGTAGAAGAACTGATTCCAGAAGACGAACTGATTGATAAATTAAAAGAAGGTCGTCCTTTACGCATTAAGCTGGGTGCCGATCCAACAGCTCCAGATATCCACTTAGGCCATACGGTTATCTTTAACAAGCTTCGTGCTTTCCAAGAGCTTGGTCATGAAGTGACATTCCTTATCGGTGATTTCACTGCAATGGTTGGTGACCCATCAGGTAAAAACTCAACGCGTCCACCGCTAAGCCGTGAAGACGTATTGAAGAATGCTGAAACTTACAAAGAGCAAGTATTCAAGATTCTAGATCCTGCGAAAACGCAAATTCGTTTCAACTCTGAGTGGCTATCTGAGCTTGGTGCTGAAGGTATGATTCGTCTTGCTTCTAACCAAACTGTTGCTCGTATGCTTGAACGTGATGACTTTAAAAAGCGTTACGCTGGTGGTCAACCGATCGCTATCCACGAATTCATGTACCCACTTCTTCAAGGTCACGACTCTGTTGCACTAGAGAGCGACGTTGAGCTTGGCGGTACTGACCAGAAGTTTAACCTTCTAATGGGTCGTGAACTGCAAAAAGCAGCAGGTCAAAAACCACAAGCGGTACTGATGATGCCACTACTTGTTGGTCTAGACGGCGTGAAGAAGATGTCTAAATCTGCGCACAACTACATCGGTATCAGCGAAGCACCAAGCGAGATGTTTGGTAAGATCATGTCTATCTCTGACGATCTAATGTGGAGCTACTACGAGCTATTGTCTTTCCGTCCACTTGAAGAAGTTGCGGAACTGAAAGCTGGCGTTGATGCAGGTAAGAACCCGCGTGACGTGAAAGTGCTACTAGCAAAAGAGATCATTGCTCGTTTCCACTCTGAAGCGGATGCTGATGCAGCAGAGCAAGAGTTCGTTAACCGTTTTGCTAAGAATCAAGTGCCAGAAGATATGCCTGAATTCGAATTCGAAGCAGGCCTACCAATTGCTAACGTTCTAAAAGAAGCGGGTCTAGTAAACTCGACTTCTGATGCGATGCGTATGATCAAGCAAGGCGCAGCTAAGCTTGAAGGCGAGAAGATTGAAGACAGCAAATTTGTACCTGAAGCAGGTACTGCGGTTTACCAAGTTGGTAAGCGTAAGTTTGCTCGTATTACTATCAAGTAA
- a CDS encoding peptidoglycan DD-metalloendopeptidase family protein yields MLSIFARLPILHRAFIAFFSAVIFVAIFLLPDVNSLRDDSGALVVGKHYPLTIDASALVSSSDAPPTAVLNWEKYTVRSGESTSVLFERIGLSYRLLITLLNTNNDIKKQLSNLRPGDVLQFGFDENNDLIQLKRQLSAFESFKITKSGDSFSSSFDKKEVAYQYNYAEANITSNFWNAGVSAGLTANQIMELAGIFGWDIDFALDIRKNDSFKILYQEKVVEGEVIGRGKIMAAVFKNQGDSFTAVLDDKSGNYFDENGRAMKKAFLRSPIDFRRVTSNFNPRRKHPVTGKVRAHRGTDYAAPVGTPIWAAGDGIVQKSGYNQFNGNYVFIRHSNTYITKYLHMKRRMVKTGQRVKQGQTIGTLGGTGRVTGPHLHYEFLVNGVHKNARTVKLPQSKSLTGKAKATFIANSEIRLKNLERYGQLLATN; encoded by the coding sequence ATGTTGTCTATTTTTGCACGCCTTCCTATTTTGCACCGGGCTTTTATCGCATTTTTTAGTGCCGTAATTTTCGTCGCGATTTTTCTACTCCCCGACGTCAACAGTTTGCGTGACGACTCGGGCGCTTTAGTCGTGGGAAAACATTATCCACTGACTATCGATGCATCTGCGCTGGTTAGCTCAAGTGATGCACCACCAACGGCAGTACTCAATTGGGAAAAATACACCGTTCGTTCTGGCGAAAGCACCTCTGTTTTATTCGAGCGTATTGGCCTCTCATACCGCCTGTTAATCACGCTACTCAATACCAATAATGATATTAAGAAACAGCTGTCGAACCTGAGACCTGGCGATGTATTGCAATTCGGCTTTGATGAAAACAACGACCTTATTCAGTTAAAACGACAACTTAGTGCCTTTGAAAGCTTCAAAATCACTAAATCTGGCGATTCATTTTCTTCTAGCTTCGACAAGAAAGAAGTGGCCTACCAATACAACTATGCCGAAGCCAACATCACCTCTAACTTCTGGAATGCCGGTGTCAGTGCAGGCCTAACAGCAAACCAAATCATGGAACTGGCGGGTATTTTCGGTTGGGATATAGACTTCGCATTGGATATTCGTAAAAACGACAGTTTCAAGATCTTGTATCAAGAGAAAGTAGTTGAAGGCGAAGTTATTGGTCGAGGCAAGATTATGGCGGCAGTATTCAAAAACCAAGGTGATTCATTTACCGCGGTATTGGATGACAAAAGCGGCAACTACTTCGATGAAAATGGTCGAGCAATGAAGAAGGCCTTCCTACGCTCTCCGATTGATTTCCGTCGTGTAACATCGAACTTTAACCCACGCAGAAAACACCCAGTAACAGGCAAGGTTCGTGCTCACCGTGGTACTGACTACGCAGCCCCTGTTGGTACGCCTATCTGGGCGGCAGGTGATGGTATCGTTCAGAAATCTGGCTACAACCAGTTCAATGGTAACTATGTGTTCATCCGCCACAGCAACACCTACATCACCAAGTACTTGCACATGAAGCGACGCATGGTGAAAACGGGTCAACGAGTCAAACAAGGCCAAACCATTGGTACTTTGGGTGGTACAGGTCGTGTTACTGGTCCGCACTTACACTATGAATTCTTGGTTAATGGCGTTCACAAGAATGCACGTACCGTGAAATTGCCACAATCCAAGTCGCTAACCGGTAAAGCAAAAGCTACTTTCATTGCGAATTCAGAGATTCGATTGAAGAACCTTGAGCGATACGGTCAGTTGCTAGCAACTAATTAG
- a CDS encoding magnesium transporter, which yields MTVMNNTFLSIEALYSEQDIQAVSNAFQQYGREQQVNLLNRMPLEDAVIVLGQCSLSTIQTLLSELEEQGFEKRSRHLAHQLGLIYSEVEPQQGYLSTGVMSHVRQRIGWIIALALLGIVSGLIIAQYEDILSQLVLLAIYMPVIAAAGGNTGTQAATLVIRALATGELKKRQWANVLWKEFRVAICLALAIAVVMIGRILLFSENQSTGGYDINMIALAIAVALFIQVTISTVLGGGLPIVARLFKLDPAVLVSPVLASIVDISGMWIYFTVVNSFLGIA from the coding sequence ATGACGGTAATGAACAACACTTTTTTATCTATTGAAGCTCTGTACTCAGAGCAAGACATCCAAGCTGTATCGAATGCATTTCAACAGTACGGACGTGAGCAACAAGTTAACCTTTTGAACCGCATGCCGCTTGAAGATGCGGTGATAGTACTTGGGCAATGTTCTCTTAGTACGATTCAGACTTTACTTAGTGAGTTAGAAGAGCAGGGCTTTGAGAAGCGCTCTCGACATCTAGCTCACCAACTAGGGCTGATCTACTCGGAGGTTGAACCTCAACAGGGTTACCTTTCAACAGGGGTGATGAGCCACGTTAGGCAGCGCATCGGTTGGATTATTGCCTTAGCACTGCTGGGTATCGTTTCTGGGCTTATCATCGCTCAGTATGAAGACATCCTTAGCCAGTTAGTACTTCTGGCTATTTATATGCCGGTAATCGCTGCTGCGGGGGGTAACACAGGAACACAAGCAGCGACTCTAGTGATTAGAGCCTTAGCCACCGGCGAGTTGAAGAAGCGTCAATGGGCTAACGTTTTATGGAAAGAGTTTAGAGTTGCTATTTGCTTGGCACTTGCGATTGCTGTGGTGATGATTGGTCGTATTTTGCTGTTTAGCGAAAACCAATCGACTGGCGGTTATGACATCAACATGATTGCTTTAGCGATTGCCGTAGCATTGTTTATTCAGGTGACGATATCCACAGTGCTCGGTGGTGGGTTGCCGATCGTTGCTAGGCTATTTAAGCTTGATCCTGCGGTTTTAGTGAGCCCAGTACTTGCATCGATAGTCGATATATCAGGAATGTGGATCTATTTCACGGTCGTGAATTCATTCCTCGGTATCGCTTAG